The following proteins come from a genomic window of Rhodothermales bacterium:
- a CDS encoding serine hydrolase, translating to MKYPALISFLLLLASCTPPDPMSGFDEVLDALVGSYPEAVVAVAVRDPENGVSWDRNPDRSFHAASTMKVPVMIEVYRQAELGRLSLDHQLPVVNSFRSIVDESNFKIEDDSDDAMYRRLGEFMSVRDLVFQMITVSSNLATNLLIDTVTPDSVQGTMQRLGTRHMQVLRGVEDIKAFQRGMSNTTTAADLALVMQRLMEGAAVSPASDEAMREVLLAQQFGEMIPAGVPFDAEIAHKTGQITAIHHDAAIVYPPLQNPFVLVILIEGLTDSQQSAALGASIAKAVYERVRPGV from the coding sequence ATGAAATATCCCGCCCTCATCTCTTTTCTCCTGCTGCTGGCCTCCTGCACGCCACCTGACCCGATGAGCGGATTCGATGAAGTCCTGGATGCCCTGGTGGGCTCCTATCCGGAAGCGGTCGTGGCGGTCGCCGTGCGCGACCCTGAAAACGGGGTTTCGTGGGATCGTAACCCGGACCGGTCGTTCCATGCGGCCAGCACCATGAAGGTGCCCGTGATGATCGAGGTCTATCGCCAGGCCGAGCTGGGCCGGCTTTCGCTGGATCACCAGTTGCCCGTCGTCAACAGCTTCCGGTCCATCGTCGATGAATCCAACTTCAAGATCGAAGACGACTCCGACGACGCCATGTACCGACGCCTCGGTGAGTTCATGAGCGTGCGCGATCTCGTCTTCCAGATGATCACCGTCTCATCCAACCTCGCGACGAATCTGCTGATAGACACCGTCACGCCAGACTCCGTCCAGGGTACCATGCAGCGCCTCGGGACGCGCCACATGCAGGTCCTCCGGGGCGTGGAGGACATCAAGGCGTTCCAGCGGGGCATGAGTAATACAACCACCGCCGCCGACCTCGCGCTGGTCATGCAACGGTTGATGGAGGGCGCCGCCGTCTCCCCCGCGAGCGATGAGGCCATGCGGGAGGTGCTCCTCGCCCAGCAGTTCGGGGAGATGATCCCCGCCGGCGTGCCGTTCGACGCGGAGATCGCCCACAAAACCGGCCAGATCACCGCCATCCACCACGACGCCGCCATCGTGTATCCGCCCCTTCAGAATCCCTTCGTGCTCGTCATCCTCATCGAAGGCCTGACCGACAGCCAGCAGTCCGCCGCGCTCGGGGCGAGCATCGCGAAGGCTGTGTATGAGCGGGTGCGGCCGGGAGTGTGA
- a CDS encoding TonB-dependent receptor plug domain-containing protein: protein MFYRRLSVLLPVAGIHLCTILPARSQSAPGDSVVALPEITVTAARRPVALDRAPVRVQVLDSDALAASHSLADVLDRRAGSFIRRYGSGLASMTQRGGTAAQSLLLLDGLPLSDPQLGQVDLSLVPLFFVDHVEVLHGAASSLYGSDAMAGTIHLQTAAPTEPLEVSVEAGAGPFGERRAGGSVATARENWTARVAGEYLTEEGDYPFWNPSLFPAREATRIGADRRQGSLYGQVARRSGEARTSLSVLATEAERGLPGPATAAPVGERQGDRQLRLWMGHEQVDVRGAWRVRAGIQQSRLRYVNPRLRVDDAGRVGTTMLQLERLGRIGSLDWTAGASGSLGRADHPSLPDDARRRQAALFASAVVEAGRIHLFPSLRLDAASADRAWYSALSPGL, encoded by the coding sequence ATGTTTTACAGACGCCTTTCGGTTCTTTTGCCGGTCGCGGGGATCCATCTTTGTACAATCCTCCCGGCTCGTTCCCAGTCGGCCCCGGGTGATTCCGTCGTCGCTCTCCCGGAGATCACGGTGACGGCGGCGCGCCGGCCGGTCGCGCTCGACCGCGCTCCTGTTCGCGTGCAGGTGCTGGATAGTGACGCGCTGGCGGCTTCCCACTCCCTGGCAGACGTCCTGGACCGCCGCGCCGGCTCGTTTATCCGTCGCTATGGATCGGGGCTTGCGTCGATGACGCAGCGCGGAGGTACGGCCGCGCAGTCGCTCCTCCTGCTCGACGGCCTGCCGCTGTCCGATCCGCAGCTCGGGCAGGTGGATCTCTCCCTCGTCCCCCTCTTTTTTGTCGATCATGTCGAGGTTCTGCATGGCGCGGCCTCCTCGTTGTACGGCAGCGATGCGATGGCCGGCACGATCCACCTGCAAACCGCGGCGCCCACCGAACCGCTGGAGGTGTCCGTGGAAGCCGGCGCCGGGCCGTTTGGCGAGCGCCGGGCGGGCGGGTCGGTCGCGACGGCTCGCGAAAACTGGACGGCTCGCGTCGCCGGCGAGTACCTCACGGAGGAGGGCGATTACCCGTTCTGGAATCCATCCCTTTTCCCAGCCCGCGAAGCGACGCGCATCGGTGCCGACCGGCGGCAGGGTTCGCTTTATGGTCAGGTGGCGCGTCGTTCGGGCGAGGCGCGCACGTCGCTCTCGGTGCTGGCGACGGAAGCCGAGCGGGGACTGCCCGGCCCCGCCACGGCCGCGCCGGTCGGCGAGCGGCAGGGGGACCGTCAGCTGCGCCTCTGGATGGGCCACGAGCAGGTGGATGTGCGCGGCGCCTGGCGTGTCCGCGCCGGCATCCAGCAGAGCCGGCTCCGCTACGTAAACCCTCGACTGCGGGTGGACGACGCCGGCCGGGTGGGGACTACGATGCTCCAGCTGGAGCGCCTGGGACGGATCGGATCGCTGGATTGGACGGCCGGCGCCAGCGGTTCCCTCGGCCGCGCCGATCATCCGAGTTTGCCGGACGACGCGCGCCGGCGCCAGGCGGCGCTATTCGCCAGCGCTGTGGTAGAGGCTGGCCGGATCCATCTCTTTCCCTCTCTACGCCTGGATGCGGCGTCGGCGGACAGAGCATGGTACTCGGCGCTAAGCCCCGGCCTGG
- a CDS encoding M56 family metallopeptidase has product MASFLAKIPPALVDAIGSALLHFLWQGALVALGLAIALRLFRGASGEFRYALCVGALVLIVLLPATTAVSSYLASTRIETNGALSPMAPAFESPPDAAPPASGQTTEPTYASPAPPLSRWDLLRFMALQIHVLVFRLWLYALPVFLLRLTFGYFGLVRLRRSSLPLTDPRWIAAVDSRRERMGITRRVRLATSEALAQPALIGWLKPMIVLPAGILAGLPPAHIEALLVHELAHIRRHDALVTYLQALLETLLFYHPAVWYVSRRLRIEREFACDEASVRALGDDLTYVRALAGLEERRGPALALGASDGRLVDRIRRIVEYKKRPAKAIQTPSWALATVAVLAAGTLLAACARNPGKAIEGTPDELFLQAVEQVKQGDFFRAQEIAEPSAEQGNLCSMQLLAELLAGNPFPAVGRPEFFYPGMPWLGQDEAASRAWADRLEETLHERAEAGDGGAMLWLSYRHKPDWRITSFWPQGDNDSLAQHWFARALEAGHPIARRSQAVKLAREERLEEADLLFEELARAGDSYALWAWSWIYMDTRRNRVDPERYFAIASLAVELEAEGVHEWLGERLRELQEQAAQGNPEAKAYLEVVNRHQLIERLAALPEKAWDPGRYIIPPLCEGQSKLYELTRLD; this is encoded by the coding sequence ATGGCATCATTTCTGGCAAAAATCCCCCCTGCTCTGGTCGACGCTATAGGTTCAGCGTTGCTGCATTTTCTCTGGCAGGGGGCGCTGGTGGCGCTCGGACTGGCGATTGCGCTGCGTTTGTTTCGGGGCGCCTCGGGCGAGTTTCGGTATGCGTTGTGTGTTGGGGCATTGGTGCTGATAGTACTCTTGCCGGCGACGACGGCGGTGTCCTCCTATCTGGCTTCCACGAGGATCGAGACTAACGGGGCCCTGTCACCAATGGCGCCGGCCTTTGAATCCCCGCCGGATGCGGCGCCGCCGGCCTCCGGGCAAACGACCGAGCCGACATACGCGTCGCCAGCGCCGCCCCTATCCCGGTGGGACCTCCTCCGGTTCATGGCCCTGCAGATTCATGTGCTCGTGTTTCGGCTCTGGCTCTATGCGCTCCCGGTTTTCCTCCTCCGTCTCACCTTTGGCTACTTCGGACTCGTGCGCCTGCGGCGAAGCAGTCTGCCGCTCACTGATCCGCGGTGGATCGCGGCGGTCGATTCGCGGAGGGAACGGATGGGGATTACACGACGGGTCCGGCTGGCGACGTCAGAGGCTCTCGCCCAGCCGGCGCTGATCGGCTGGCTCAAACCGATGATCGTCCTCCCTGCGGGTATTCTGGCCGGACTCCCACCGGCGCACATCGAGGCGCTGCTGGTGCACGAGCTGGCGCACATCCGTCGGCACGACGCCCTGGTGACTTACCTGCAGGCTCTTCTGGAGACGCTATTGTTTTATCACCCGGCCGTCTGGTATGTGTCGCGCCGGCTGCGGATCGAGCGGGAGTTCGCGTGCGACGAGGCGTCGGTGCGGGCGTTGGGTGATGACCTGACCTACGTCCGCGCCCTGGCCGGACTCGAGGAGCGCCGGGGGCCGGCGCTGGCGCTGGGCGCGTCGGATGGCCGGCTGGTGGATCGGATTCGGCGGATCGTCGAGTACAAAAAACGGCCCGCGAAGGCCATCCAGACCCCCTCCTGGGCGCTGGCGACGGTGGCTGTGCTGGCCGCCGGCACGCTGCTCGCCGCCTGCGCGCGAAATCCGGGCAAGGCGATCGAAGGCACCCCGGACGAACTTTTTCTTCAGGCCGTCGAGCAGGTGAAACAGGGGGATTTTTTCCGGGCTCAGGAGATCGCCGAGCCATCGGCCGAGCAGGGGAATCTGTGTTCGATGCAGCTGTTGGCCGAGCTATTAGCCGGCAACCCATTCCCGGCAGTAGGCCGCCCTGAGTTCTTTTACCCCGGAATGCCCTGGCTGGGGCAAGACGAAGCCGCTTCGCGGGCCTGGGCGGATCGGTTGGAGGAGACGCTCCACGAACGTGCGGAGGCCGGCGATGGGGGCGCGATGTTGTGGTTGTCTTATAGACACAAACCTGACTGGAGAATCACTTCTTTTTGGCCGCAGGGCGACAACGATTCGTTGGCGCAACACTGGTTTGCTCGTGCGCTCGAAGCCGGCCATCCGATCGCACGGCGCAGCCAGGCGGTGAAACTCGCGCGCGAGGAGCGCCTGGAGGAAGCCGACCTTCTTTTCGAGGAATTGGCCCGAGCCGGGGATAGCTATGCACTCTGGGCGTGGAGCTGGATTTATATGGACACACGCCGCAATCGCGTAGACCCCGAGCGGTACTTTGCCATTGCGAGCCTGGCCGTCGAACTGGAGGCCGAGGGCGTACACGAGTGGCTAGGGGAGCGCCTGCGCGAACTCCAGGAACAGGCGGCCCAGGGTAATCCGGAGGCGAAGGCCTATCTGGAAGTGGTCAACCGGCACCAACTCATCGAACGCCTGGCGGCACTCCCCGAAAAAGCCTGGGACCCCGGGCGCTACATCATTCCTCCTCTGTGCGAAGGACAGTCCAAACTGTACGAGTTGACGCGCCTGGATTAG